GTAGTGTTGGCAAGGGCAGAGGATACCTAGGCCGTGGTTGATTTCAGGGTGGAAAGGAGGCGTAGGCAAAGCCGGCGGCGTCTGGATGGAGAGGGAGAGGTCCGACGAGGCTTGGATGGTGTCCTGGTGGTACAACAACGATGCCGGAGTTAGGTAGCATGGATACATAGCATATGAGGATGGACGGAACAAGGAAAAATACAGACTCCCGCGTTATCGGAATCATGTGTTACGAACATCTGGACGCCCATAAACATCACCTCAATTTGGTGTCAGTTTAGGGGATTTCAGACCGGTCCTGACCAATTTGATGACCCTAGTTGGATGACCAAAAGTGAGTGTCCGATCTGGACTTTTGCGAGTGATTAGGTGATCTATGTTAGAGTTTCCCTGAGATGCTAGGGTTGACATATTGAATATGGTGACGTGCAAATTGCACTGCGCACCACCGAACAAGGCAGAAGGAAAGCTTATGAGCACATGGAGAGGTAGCCCCCGAGATGCCAGGGTTGAACACAAACCAATGGTGGCAGCTCACCTAAAGCGTCGCAACATCATAACAACATGAATTCGCTACTCAAACTTGGAGCACATGCAGAGGAAGAATCTCAACGCATCATAGGCATGCAAAACGATATACTAGAACTAGCATTAGTTGCCAAATAACCAACAACCAGCACCCAACTCATAATAACCAAGTTCAAGAGTGTAGCAAAATACACCAACATAAAAATAACGAAGTCAGCCAAATGGTAAACCTCCCAGATCGACTGGAACCAGACCAATGTACTTACGGCTTAATACTAGCATAGTTTTGAAGCACAAACGGTTAACGACTGCTCTCAGGCATCAACAAAGCCGGGTTTCCTTCCTTGCTGGCCATTTGCATTATGAGATAGTTGTTTCTTTAGTTATACCCCCTTGACCTTCATTCGAAGGCCCACTGGTTCTTCCTTCGGAGTTCATCCACTTCCTCTTTGGTGAGGTCGTTCTTGATGTTTAAGGTCTTACGGATCTCCTCTGGAGTCATCTTCTTTATCATGACAGCGACCTTCTGGCAGGTAAGATCCATCAGCCCCTTGATGTCCAGGTAGTTCGCAGCCTATCAAGGCAAATATAAGCATGATGGCCAGGTATCATACTTACACAAAAGAGACTAAACAGATAAGAAACATGAGCAACATAAACAAGATATATTTGCATCACTCACATAGTGAGGGAGCAGAACTTCATACTTAAACAAAATAGTAGCAAAAAATGCAAATGATGAGCTTGAAAAGTTCATATTAAGCAAAACATTAGCAATACAACATAATGAGGGAGCACAATTTCATACTTAAGCAAGATAATACAATACATATAGTACAATCTCAAGGTGAGTTGTCTTACATGATACTGAAACAATACCATACAAGCTATGCACACAAATGGATTCCAATATTGCCAATACAGTGCAGATGAATTACCCCAACAACATGGATAACCCAAAAGAGCTATGTACAACAACAAACCTACCAGCTAGGAGCAGTAAAGAAATACATATTATATTACTTGCAAAAGCATATAATTAAACAATGAGAAACATATACTATAGAGCTATAAACACCAATAGATCACTAATAGTAGCATTCTCATATGTGCTAAATAAAGACACCACAAAGCATCAAAGAAAGCTCACATGCCCTACAATCTGATGGGATAAAGGTACTGAATAGTTGAACACAGATGCATCCTAGGATAGCATTCTTGACTGATGATGCAACAAGAATCGAATATAGATGAAATCAAAGCAGTCCGAAAAACCATCACAAAGCAACAACCAAACCATGTTGATATCTTACAGTCTTGCTGACCATTTCTATAGATAATCTGCCTTTCTAATAATGAAATGCAAGTCAGATAGTTCAGATTTCCAGCAAAGGACGAAATGCAGACGGTCAAATATTATCACAGTACTCTTCTCAAGTAAAGATAAGACTAGAGTAATGCAAATTAACTCAGGAAACAGAAATCAGCAATGCGTAGAAAGCTAGGATGCATTTAACTAAGCACAATACTGAAGTTTTTTTTGTGGAAAAGCACAATACTGAAGTTATATAAATGCAACTTACAGTGGTACAACACTTAAAATATTAGCATATCTAAGTAAACATATTAGCAAATAAGGCAATACACTTTCACCAATATCATCGAATAGCTCTTCATATAATAGTTGTTCCCTCCTATTGAGATTACAAACACTTAGGATCGCACAACCATGTAAATATGATGGCAATTAACCCATAAATTAGAAAACATTAAAAAAATATAAAGGTCGACAACAGTCCCCCttttatttattaaaaaaattaatGAACCATTCGAATATTTTCCAGAGTACCTGCAACGAACATACAATACATATCATATATCAGAGTACCTGCAACGAGTCTACACTACTACCCAGTTCCTGACCCAACAATGCCATGAGACCCTAAAATCACGAGCACACGAAGCACAAATCCGGGGTACCAATACCAACCGttgaaaatcacaacaaaactGCTTCTAAATAGCAGGAACAAGAACCCTTGACGAGTACTAACTAGAAGGAGCACGGCTGGGAGGGTTGGATGGAAATCTCACCAAGATGAGGTCGAAGAGGACGCGTTGTTCGACTTCGACGAACTCCTTGTCGAAGGTCTTGAGGTCCCACTCGGAGGCCTTGGCGGTGGAGTCTGTGGGTTCAGCTCCGCGCTTCTGGACGTGCTGCTTGCAGTACTTGATGACCATGGTAAGGATCTCGGCTTTGACGTTGGGGAGGGGGATGATGTTGTTGGCGCAGTCATCCTCGACCATGTGCTTGATGGTCTGTGACTCGATAGCCACCGTCTCCTCCACCAAAAACTCCACGCCGTCGGAGCTCCTCAACATGAGCTTCTTCTCCGGTGTCGTCGCCGCCGCGTACGCCATTGATCTGGTCGCCGGGGAGACTAGGGTGGCTAGGTGGTACGAGGCGAGAAACCTTAGGAGAGAAGGCAAAGGGGGAGTTTGGGgggtggaggggaggggaggaactTTTATTTTTGGATCGCGAAGGGGAAAGGTGGATTTTCTTTTATGGAATGGATAGGGTCTAAAATTATTACCATTATCATTTAGGGAAACACCGAAGATTCGCCCGGTCGCGTAGCTCCCTCCCATACGCCATGCTACACCCACCAATGCAAGGGCGCCACGCTACACCCACCAATGCCAGGGCGCCACGCGTCCTTGCAGGCCCATGCACATCCCTTCTCTCTTGCTTATCTTCTTTTCCCTCTCGTCGGACTCCTCTCCCCGATGCACGCTCCGCTCCTCTCCCCCGATGCTCACCGCTAATGTCGTGTTGTCTCTCCTCTTCCCCGATGCTCGCCGCcatggccacctcctcctccacccctCCCCCCGCGGGCATGGCCAGTGAGCTTTTTCCCCACCAGTCCACAAATGTTGCAACCGACGTGCTTGTCGCTGGAACTCACGTGGTTGCGCGCAACATTCCACGGTCATGGCTGCGAGCTCTTGTCTGAGGGGGCATAATTTTTGTTGACAAGATGCAACCGCGTGTTTCAACGAACATTCTTTTTCTGGAACCAACAACGCAATTTCCTGGAACGGACTACCCATTTTGCTCGAACGCGAGGTAGACGGCCACGACCAGCATATTTTTTGTTGGAACCATAGTTGTAGCCAGCAACACCATCATCGTTTGTTTACAACCGTACCTAGCAAAAGCTACATCCGGATTCACGCAGAGCCGCAACCCTTTTCACGTGGGAGTTGCAACCGCCGACGACATAGGCGTCGATGTTACAAATGCAGAGGAGCTTAGGCGATGGTGACCACGAGCTACACGTTTTGCTGAACCCCGCGAATATGGATGTTGTAGTTGGCCATGAATAAAGGTACTACCGACAATTTTTTTTGCTACTGCCAATGAATTAGTTGGTACATCTATTTACAACTTAGCTGCGACCCCCCAGCGGCGAGACGACGGTTTTTGCTACAACCGTGTGGGATTTTGCTAGTACCGTCGACGGTTTTTGCTACGTCCATTCTTCACGACGACGAGATGCCGTGGTGGGTTGATGTCAATCCCGGCAATGAGATCCAGCGTGGGCCGGGGGCGGATGCCACAATCAGTCGCCGGTAAGCCCAAACCTCGACTGGCAAGGCGTGATGGCGACCGCACGGTGCCACAATCGTAGAGCCGGTGAGTTGCAACAACGACTCTTTTTTGGCTGGAACCGGTGACCGTGGGGAGCCCGACGGTAGCCATCACGTGAGCTCCTCTGCAATGGCTTCTCCTGCTGCTCCggcgacgacggcggtggtggcggtgcCGCGGAT
This window of the Triticum aestivum cultivar Chinese Spring chromosome 5D, IWGSC CS RefSeq v2.1, whole genome shotgun sequence genome carries:
- the LOC123120807 gene encoding SKP1-like protein 1B, yielding MAYAAATTPEKKLMLRSSDGVEFLVEETVAIESQTIKHMVEDDCANNIIPLPNVKAEILTMVIKYCKQHVQKRGAEPTDSTAKASEWDLKTFDKEFVEVEQRVLFDLILAANYLDIKGLMDLTCQKVAVMIKKMTPEEIRKTLNIKNDLTKEEVDELRRKNQWAFE